The Haemophilus parainfluenzae genome window below encodes:
- the hybE gene encoding hydrogenase-2 assembly chaperone yields the protein MYRHEKTPQNSTALLTSVTGFEENPTEIFLTEMKNIVPEMQDLPFYHKGIKCFCPKFVLFEDQWIGTVLTPWMMSIVILPGPQQQWEPRELGDKLTVQLPYKALTFTVSSIENVPQYLSCSLHSPLDPNLTNEQAIQLTQDCLRMILSIPTAQPTFNSDRRNLFKAMIK from the coding sequence ATGTATCGACACGAAAAAACACCACAAAATTCGACCGCACTTTTAACCTCTGTCACTGGCTTTGAAGAAAACCCAACGGAGATTTTCCTTACTGAAATGAAAAACATTGTGCCCGAAATGCAAGATCTTCCTTTTTATCACAAAGGCATCAAGTGTTTCTGCCCTAAATTTGTTTTATTCGAAGACCAATGGATTGGCACAGTATTAACCCCGTGGATGATGAGTATTGTAATTCTGCCTGGGCCTCAACAACAATGGGAGCCTCGTGAATTAGGTGACAAACTCACCGTGCAGCTGCCTTACAAAGCACTCACTTTCACCGTTAGTAGCATTGAAAATGTACCGCAATATTTAAGTTGCTCCTTACATTCACCCCTCGATCCGAATCTGACTAATGAACAAGCGATTCAACTCACACAAGATTGTTTACGTATGATTTTATCCATCCCAACCGCACAACCGACATTTAATTCTGATCGCCGCAACCTGTTTAAA